The following proteins are co-located in the Salvelinus sp. IW2-2015 linkage group LG36, ASM291031v2, whole genome shotgun sequence genome:
- the zic2a gene encoding zinc finger protein ZIC 2a has translation MLLDAGHQFPGLGVGTFARHHTASEMQERDLSLAQNSFVDSAHMGAFKLNHDLSPGQSSAFTSQAPGYPAXALGAHAAHVTSYASSPFNSTRDFLFRSRGFGESSPASSQHAIFGPXXGSLHHXHTDSQGHILFPGIHDQHGSHGSPNVLNGQMRIGLPGEVFGRSDQYHQVSSPRTDPYSAAQLHNQYSSMNMNMGMHMGAHQHHPGAFFRYMRQQCIKQELICKWIDQEQLSNPKKSCNKTFSTMHELVTHVSVEHVGGPEQSNHICFWEECPRESKPFKAKYKLVNHIRVHTGEKPFPCPFPGCGKVFARSENLKIHKRTHTGEKPFQCEFEGCDRRFANSSDRKKHMHVHTSDKPYLCKMCDKSYTHPSSLRKHMKVHEAAPPPASDSSPAASSGYESSTPPGLVSPTTETQSNNNLSPAVHNNHNGHSSLSSNFSEWYV, from the exons ATGTTACTGGACGCAGGTCACCAGTTCCCCGGACTGGGAGTTGGCACGTTTGCCAGGCATCACACGGCGAGCGAGATGCAGGAGAGAGACTTGAGTTTAGCACAGAATAGCTTCGTCGACTCGGCACAYATGGGTGCGTTTAAACTGAACCATGATCTTTCTCCGGGACAGAGCTCTGCCTTCACCTCCCAGGCGCCCGGCTACCCCGCAGYRGCRTTGGGKGCWCACGCMGCCCATGTCACCTCGTAYGCGAGTTCCCCRTTCAACTCCACCAGGGACTTTCTYTTTCGCAGCCGMGGCTTCGGAGAATCMTCTCCGGCGAGCAGYCARCACGCTATTTTCGGCCCCRCKRCSGGGTCTCTYCATCAYWCCCACACAGACAGYCAAGGCCACATTCTGTTCCCCGGGATTCACGACCAGCATGGGTCCCACGGATCCCCGAATGTGCTCAACGGGCAAATGCGTATTGGACTACCAGGTGAGGTTTTCGGGCGTTCCGACCAGTACCACCAGGTCTCCAGCCCAAGGACCGACCCGTACTCGGCCGCCCAGCTCCATAATCAGTACAGCAGCATGAATATGAACATGGGTATGCACATGGGAGCTCACCAGCACCACCCCGGTGCCTTTTTCCGCTACATGCGGCAGCAGTGCATCAAACAGGAGCTCATCTGTAAATGGATCGACCAGGAGCAGCTAAGCAACCCCAAGAAGAGTTGCAACAAAACTTTCAGCACCATGCACGAGCTGGTCACGCACGTCTCCGTGGAGCACGTCGGAGGACCGGAGCAGAGCAACCACATTTGCTTTTGGGAAGAGTGCCCCCGCGAGAGCAAACCGTTTAAGGCGAAATACAAACTGGTGAATCACATTcgggtccacacgggagagaaaccCTTCCCTTGCCCCTTCCCTGGATGTGGCAAGGTCTTCGCACGGTCGGAAAACTTGAAGATTCACAAGCGCACACATACAG gagagaaaccattccaGTGTGAGTTTGAAGGCTGCGACAGGCGGTTTGCCAACAGCAGCGACCGAAAGAAGCACATGCACGTTCACACGTCAGACAAACCATATCTTTGCAAGATGTGTGACAAGTCCTACACACATCCCAGCTCTCTACGAAAACACATGAAG GTCCACGAAGCGGCCCCCCCTCCAGCGTCCGACTCCTCGCCTGCAGCCAGTTCTGGYTATGAATCGTCCACACCACCCGGCCTCGTCTCCCCCACCACCGAGACCCAAAGCAACAACAATCTGTCCCCCGCagtccacaacaaccacaatggTCACAGCAGCCTATCGTCCAATTTCAGTGAATGGTATGTTTAG